From the Roseibium salinum genome, one window contains:
- the paaB gene encoding 1,2-phenylacetyl-CoA epoxidase subunit PaaB: MKKEWPLWEVFIRGQHGLNHRHVGSLHAPDAEMAIKNARDVYTRRKEGVSIWVVPSAQITASDPAAKDALFEPSMDKIYRHPSFYDIPDDVGKM, encoded by the coding sequence ATGAAAAAGGAATGGCCGCTTTGGGAAGTGTTCATCCGGGGGCAGCACGGTCTCAATCACCGGCACGTCGGCTCGCTGCACGCGCCGGATGCTGAGATGGCGATCAAGAATGCCCGGGATGTTTACACACGGCGCAAGGAAGGCGTCTCCATCTGGGTCGTACCCTCCGCTCAGATCACGGCATCTGACCCGGCTGCAAAGGATGCCCTGTTCGAGCCCTCCATGGACAAGATCTACCGGCACCCGAGTTTCTATGACATTCCGGATGACGTCGGGAAAATGTGA
- a CDS encoding zinc ABC transporter substrate-binding protein: MKPSQAALLQEASAVFWVGPELAPALAKPIESMADDAVVVEFMESAGIHHLDIREGTSFDSHDHDHGDEHEEAHGEHEGEETHEEHAAHEYHEDDAHEAGHEHVEAHDPHLWLNPENGIAIAGVMAETLAELDPGNAATYRENAAKFTSRIETLEQEIRAELEPLSDKKFVVFHDAYHHFEHHFEIEASGSVTVSPEALSSADRVAAIQDRIKELGVVCVFQEPQFDAKLVDVVLEGSNARKGTLDPLGTDLANGPDLYPQLLENLSGSLAACLNGQS; the protein is encoded by the coding sequence TTGAAACCGTCCCAGGCCGCCCTGTTGCAAGAGGCGAGTGCCGTTTTCTGGGTGGGTCCGGAACTTGCACCGGCCCTTGCAAAGCCGATCGAATCGATGGCCGACGATGCCGTCGTCGTGGAGTTCATGGAGTCGGCCGGAATTCATCATCTCGATATCCGCGAAGGGACAAGCTTCGACAGCCACGATCACGATCATGGCGATGAGCATGAGGAGGCCCACGGCGAGCACGAGGGCGAGGAAACTCATGAGGAACATGCCGCCCATGAGTATCACGAGGATGATGCGCACGAGGCCGGACACGAGCACGTCGAGGCGCATGATCCGCATCTCTGGCTGAATCCGGAAAACGGCATCGCGATCGCCGGTGTGATGGCCGAGACGCTCGCGGAACTCGATCCCGGCAATGCGGCGACCTACCGGGAAAATGCCGCTAAGTTCACTAGCCGTATCGAAACTCTGGAGCAGGAGATAAGAGCAGAGCTGGAACCGCTTTCAGACAAGAAGTTCGTTGTTTTCCACGACGCTTATCACCACTTCGAACATCATTTCGAAATTGAAGCGAGCGGGTCGGTCACCGTCTCGCCTGAAGCACTGTCGAGCGCCGACAGGGTTGCGGCGATTCAGGACCGGATCAAGGAACTGGGCGTGGTCTGCGTTTTCCAGGAACCGCAATTCGATGCCAAACTGGTGGACGTGGTTCTGGAGGGCAGCAATGCCCGCAAGGGAACGCTCGACCCTCTCGGCACCGACCTTGCCAACGGTCCGGATCTATATCCGCAACTCCTTGAAAACCTGTCCGGATCGCTTGCCGCCTGCCTCAACGGCCAGTCCTGA
- the paaD gene encoding 1,2-phenylacetyl-CoA epoxidase subunit PaaD, giving the protein MQVATETVWQWLSEVSDPEIPVLSLTDLGVIRDVRWEADTLVVTVTPTYTGCPATAVINLDIETKLRACGIDELRLEQKLSPPWTTDWLSEEGREKLRQYGIAPPVERKSGDKAEAGRISRLTGRAGLVIACPRCGSENTEKISQFGSTPCKAAYRCRSCLEPFDYFKCH; this is encoded by the coding sequence ATGCAAGTGGCAACCGAGACCGTCTGGCAGTGGCTCTCCGAGGTTTCCGACCCGGAAATCCCGGTTCTGTCGCTGACCGACCTGGGCGTGATCCGCGATGTCAGGTGGGAGGCGGACACTCTCGTGGTCACGGTGACGCCGACCTATACCGGCTGTCCGGCGACCGCGGTGATCAATCTCGATATCGAAACGAAACTGCGGGCCTGCGGCATTGATGAGCTGCGCCTGGAGCAGAAACTCAGCCCGCCCTGGACCACCGACTGGCTGAGTGAGGAGGGGCGGGAAAAACTGCGCCAATACGGCATTGCGCCTCCCGTCGAACGCAAGAGCGGCGATAAAGCCGAGGCCGGAAGGATCTCCAGGCTCACGGGACGTGCCGGTCTCGTGATTGCGTGTCCCCGCTGCGGTTCAGAGAATACGGAAAAAATCAGCCAGTTCGGTTCCACGCCCTGCAAGGCTGCCTACCGCTGCAGGTCCTGCCTGGAACCCTTCGACTATTTCAAGTGTCATTAG
- the paaK gene encoding phenylacetate--CoA ligase PaaK, protein MEDLAPRPGDLEPIETASRDELSALQLERLKWSLTHAYENVPMFRTRFDDMGGHPSELRSLSDLSRFPFTTKADLRENYPFGLFAVPREKIVRIHASSGTTGKPTVVGYTANDIEMWADLVARSIRASGGRRGDIIHVAYGYGLFTGGLGAHYGAERMGCTVVPVSGGMTERQVTLIQDFKPRIIMVTPSYLLSILDEFHRQGIDPRESSLAAGIFGAEPWTNAMRREIEDAFDMHAVDIYGLSEILGPGVANECVETKDGLHIWEDHFYPEVIDPETGEVLPDGDIGELVLTTLTKEGLPMIRYRTRDLTRLLPGTARTMRRMEKVTGRSDDMIILRGVNVFPTQIEEQILKCGGLSPHFQIELTKANRLDVITVHVEALPEAASGEHRGASAKELAHHIKSIVGISAIIDVREPGGVERSAGKAKRVVDNRPNDS, encoded by the coding sequence ATGGAAGATCTGGCTCCGCGTCCCGGTGACCTGGAACCTATAGAGACGGCGAGCCGGGACGAGCTCTCGGCATTGCAGTTGGAGCGGTTGAAGTGGTCCCTCACCCATGCCTACGAGAATGTGCCTATGTTCAGGACCAGGTTCGATGACATGGGGGGTCATCCGTCCGAGCTCAGATCGCTTTCGGATCTTTCCAGATTTCCCTTTACGACCAAGGCGGATCTTAGGGAAAATTACCCTTTCGGCCTTTTCGCGGTCCCGCGCGAGAAAATCGTGCGCATTCATGCGTCTTCGGGAACGACGGGGAAACCGACCGTCGTCGGATATACGGCCAATGACATCGAGATGTGGGCGGATCTCGTGGCCCGGTCCATCCGGGCGTCGGGCGGACGACGCGGCGACATCATTCACGTTGCCTATGGATACGGCCTCTTCACCGGAGGTCTCGGCGCCCATTATGGTGCTGAAAGGATGGGCTGTACGGTCGTGCCTGTCTCGGGAGGCATGACGGAGCGCCAGGTGACCCTCATCCAGGATTTCAAGCCGCGCATCATCATGGTGACGCCGTCCTATCTCCTGTCGATTCTGGACGAGTTCCACCGTCAGGGCATCGACCCGCGGGAGAGTTCCCTCGCAGCAGGGATCTTTGGCGCCGAGCCGTGGACCAACGCCATGCGCCGGGAAATCGAAGACGCCTTCGACATGCATGCGGTCGACATCTACGGCCTTTCCGAGATCCTCGGTCCCGGCGTGGCCAACGAGTGCGTCGAAACGAAGGATGGCCTGCATATCTGGGAGGATCACTTCTATCCTGAGGTCATCGATCCCGAGACGGGCGAAGTTCTTCCGGACGGAGACATCGGCGAGCTTGTACTGACCACCCTCACCAAGGAAGGCCTGCCGATGATCCGCTATCGCACGCGGGACCTGACCCGCCTGCTGCCGGGCACGGCGAGGACAATGAGGAGAATGGAGAAAGTCACCGGCAGGTCCGACGACATGATCATCCTGCGCGGTGTCAACGTGTTCCCGACGCAGATCGAAGAGCAGATCCTCAAATGCGGCGGCCTGTCTCCGCATTTCCAGATCGAACTCACCAAGGCCAATCGGCTGGATGTCATCACCGTTCATGTTGAAGCCCTGCCCGAAGCCGCCTCGGGCGAACACCGCGGCGCCTCCGCAAAGGAACTCGCTCACCACATCAAGAGCATAGTCGGCATATCGGCGATCATCGACGTCAGGGAACCGGGCGGGGTTGAGCGGTCCGCCGGCAAGGCAAAGCGCGTAGTGGACAATCGCCCCAACGACAGCTGA
- the paaC gene encoding 1,2-phenylacetyl-CoA epoxidase subunit PaaC gives MTEASDLIANDILFDWLLRRGDTALVLGHRVSEWCGHAPALEEDIALANVALDLIGQARLWLSYAGEVEGKGRGENELAFLRDAWDFRNLLLAEQPNGDFGQTLMRQFLIEAYDLPLLRALERSADERIAAIAAKAGKETAYHLDRSSDLVIRLGDGTSESHARMQSALDTLWPFSGEMFCGDGVDDAMSDAGLAPKPESLKPAWTETVEAVLAEATLTRPQSDFAHSGGLSGRHTEHLGHLLAQMQFLQRAYPGATW, from the coding sequence ATGACTGAAGCGAGCGATTTGATCGCAAACGATATTCTGTTCGATTGGCTGCTGCGCCGCGGCGACACGGCGCTCGTTCTCGGGCACCGCGTATCGGAATGGTGCGGCCATGCGCCCGCGCTCGAGGAGGATATCGCGCTCGCCAATGTCGCGCTCGACCTGATCGGACAGGCACGCCTTTGGCTCAGCTACGCAGGGGAGGTGGAAGGCAAGGGGCGCGGAGAGAACGAACTGGCTTTTCTGCGCGATGCCTGGGACTTCCGCAATCTCCTGCTGGCCGAACAGCCCAATGGCGATTTCGGCCAGACCCTGATGCGGCAATTCCTCATCGAGGCCTATGATCTGCCGCTGCTGAGGGCCCTGGAGCGTTCGGCCGATGAAAGGATCGCCGCAATAGCCGCCAAAGCCGGCAAGGAGACCGCATACCACCTCGACCGGTCATCGGATCTTGTGATCAGGCTCGGAGATGGCACGTCGGAAAGCCATGCGCGTATGCAATCGGCCCTCGATACGCTCTGGCCCTTTTCCGGCGAGATGTTTTGCGGCGACGGGGTGGATGATGCGATGTCGGACGCCGGCCTGGCTCCGAAACCCGAAAGCCTCAAGCCGGCCTGGACTGAAACGGTGGAGGCGGTGTTGGCCGAGGCAACGCTGACCCGCCCGCAGTCGGATTTTGCCCATTCGGGCGGCTTGAGCGGCCGGCACACGGAGCATCTGGGCCATCTTCTGGCGCAAATGCAGTTTCTGCAGCGCGCCTATCCGGGCGCTACGTGGTGA
- a CDS encoding PaaX family transcriptional regulator C-terminal domain-containing protein: MQTCVELLANDVLKPFPPKAAQLIVTIYGDIVEPRGGVLWMGDLIRLCAGFGVNESLVRTAVSRLVSKGQLAGQRDGRRSFYALTPDARNEYHIAAELFYGPEDGECDWIITHCPDPQDQSILMSHGFACLGADIHASADRPGRPVLGTAFRATALRPEAQDLKALVSSAFDLQALSADYAVFINGFRTMKSVVAENAAGETALLLRLALVHAYRAIRLRDPRLPPSVLPDDWPGFGAHRLFAELYVGLSVAADVHIGRHLLDQNGYLPEKPPAVEARLISLAARL, from the coding sequence ATGCAAACCTGTGTCGAACTCCTGGCGAATGACGTTCTAAAGCCCTTTCCCCCAAAGGCCGCCCAGCTGATCGTCACCATCTATGGTGACATCGTCGAGCCGCGTGGAGGCGTGCTCTGGATGGGGGATCTCATCCGCCTGTGCGCCGGATTCGGCGTGAACGAATCCCTGGTTCGCACGGCGGTCTCCCGCCTCGTGTCCAAGGGCCAATTGGCAGGCCAGCGGGACGGGCGTCGCAGCTTCTACGCCCTGACGCCCGATGCCCGCAACGAATACCATATTGCGGCCGAGCTCTTTTACGGACCGGAGGACGGCGAGTGCGACTGGATCATTACGCATTGTCCGGATCCGCAGGACCAGAGCATTCTCATGAGCCATGGTTTTGCATGCCTTGGGGCAGATATTCATGCCAGTGCCGATCGCCCCGGGCGCCCAGTGCTCGGAACCGCCTTCCGGGCCACCGCCCTTCGGCCGGAAGCGCAAGACCTGAAGGCGCTTGTGAGCTCCGCCTTCGATCTTCAGGCACTCTCCGCCGACTATGCAGTGTTCATAAACGGATTTCGCACGATGAAGAGCGTCGTGGCCGAAAACGCGGCGGGTGAGACCGCGTTGCTTCTCAGACTGGCGCTGGTTCATGCCTACCGGGCGATCCGGCTGAGGGACCCCCGCTTGCCCCCGTCCGTTCTCCCGGATGATTGGCCGGGCTTTGGAGCCCACCGCCTTTTCGCTGAACTCTATGTAGGATTGTCGGTTGCCGCCGATGTGCATATCGGCCGGCATCTTCTCGATCAGAACGGCTATTTGCCGGAAAAGCCGCCTGCAGTCGAGGCGAGACTGATCTCGCTGGCCGCCAGACTCTAA
- the paaA gene encoding 1,2-phenylacetyl-CoA epoxidase subunit PaaA — translation MYAQMVKTDASGLRDISEMSEEERAFQERIDRGDKIEPNDWMPDGYRKTLIRQIGQHAHSEIVGQLPEGNWITRAPTLERKAILLAKVQDEAGHGLYLYCAAETLGVSRDELIELLHAGKMKYSSIFNYPTLNWADIGAIGWLVDGAAIMNQVPLQRTSFGPYARAMVRICKEESFHQRQGFDIMMKMARGTQDLRRMAQDALDRYWYPSLMMFGPSDKESVHSAQSMAWKIKINTNDELRQKFVDQTAPQADYLGLKIPDEKLRWNEEKGGYDFSEPDWNEFFEVLKGNGPCNRERLGARIRAWDDGAWVREGLMAHAEKQAIRPAAE, via the coding sequence ATGTATGCGCAGATGGTGAAAACCGATGCGTCCGGTCTTCGCGACATATCCGAAATGTCTGAAGAAGAGCGCGCGTTTCAGGAGCGGATCGATCGGGGCGACAAAATCGAGCCGAACGACTGGATGCCGGACGGCTATCGAAAGACCTTGATCCGCCAGATCGGTCAGCACGCTCATTCCGAAATCGTCGGACAGCTGCCGGAGGGCAACTGGATCACCCGCGCGCCAACGCTGGAGCGCAAGGCCATCTTGCTGGCTAAGGTTCAGGACGAGGCGGGCCACGGGCTCTATCTGTATTGCGCGGCCGAGACACTTGGGGTGAGCCGGGACGAGCTGATCGAGCTCCTGCATGCGGGCAAGATGAAATATTCGTCCATATTCAATTATCCGACGCTGAACTGGGCCGATATCGGCGCCATCGGCTGGCTGGTGGACGGTGCCGCGATCATGAACCAGGTGCCGCTGCAGCGAACGTCCTTCGGGCCTTACGCCCGCGCCATGGTCCGCATCTGCAAGGAAGAAAGCTTCCACCAGCGTCAGGGCTTCGACATCATGATGAAGATGGCGCGCGGCACGCAGGACCTGCGGCGGATGGCGCAGGATGCGCTTGACCGGTACTGGTATCCGTCGCTGATGATGTTCGGTCCGTCGGACAAGGAGTCGGTCCATTCCGCCCAGTCGATGGCATGGAAAATCAAGATCAACACCAATGACGAGCTGCGTCAGAAATTCGTCGACCAGACGGCGCCGCAGGCAGACTATCTGGGTCTGAAGATCCCCGACGAGAAGCTGAGATGGAACGAGGAGAAGGGCGGCTACGATTTCTCCGAGCCTGACTGGAACGAATTCTTTGAAGTGCTGAAGGGGAACGGTCCGTGCAACAGGGAACGGTTGGGTGCACGGATAAGGGCCTGGGACGACGGGGCATGGGTGCGCGAAGGATTGATGGCACATGCTGAAAAACAGGCCATCCGGCCGGCAGCGGAGTAG
- the paaI gene encoding hydroxyphenylacetyl-CoA thioesterase PaaI, producing MTPEELANACARRMWSEDTATRELGMHLDHIEPGRSTISMTVLNGMTNGHGICHGGYIFTLADSAFAFACNTYNQVTVAQHCSVTYLAPAHLGDRLTATARELSRKGRSGLYDVTIRNQNGDTIAEFRGNSRTTKGTILPD from the coding sequence ATGACACCTGAAGAACTTGCAAACGCCTGTGCCCGGCGCATGTGGTCGGAAGATACCGCCACGCGCGAGTTGGGCATGCATCTCGACCATATCGAGCCCGGCCGATCGACTATCTCGATGACCGTCCTGAACGGCATGACCAACGGCCACGGCATCTGCCACGGAGGGTATATTTTCACCCTCGCCGACAGCGCCTTTGCCTTCGCCTGCAACACCTATAACCAGGTGACCGTCGCCCAGCACTGTTCGGTGACTTATCTGGCACCGGCACATCTCGGAGACCGGCTGACGGCAACAGCCCGTGAACTGTCCCGCAAGGGCCGGTCGGGGCTTTATGACGTGACGATCCGCAACCAGAACGGCGACACGATCGCCGAATTCCGCGGCAATTCAAGGACGACAAAAGGCACGATATTGCCGGACTAA
- the paaZ gene encoding phenylacetic acid degradation bifunctional protein PaaZ — protein sequence MTAVPQMRVLESYLAGAWRVGKGDGQELLDASTGAPVARIDASDLDLAEALDHGRRIGGKALRKMSYHERALMLKALAQALMDKKELFYEESFATGATRKDSWIDIEGGIGTLFAMSSKARREMPNTRVFVEGAAEPLSRDDTFSGQHVLTPLQGIAVHINAFNFPCWGMLEKIAPALIAGVPCLVKPASQTAYLTELMVRQILQTGILPEGSLQLLCGSAGDLVDHVTGQDIVTFTGSAATGQMLRRHPAIVQNSVRFTMEADSLNAAVLGPDAAPGEPEFELFVKEVVREMTAKAGQKCTAIRRIIVPRKMAPTVADALNERLSRLVIGNPRDENVTMGPLASLNQRQEVLARIDELRSDAAVVSGPVGDLPESGAFGSPVLLHCDRPLACEAVHTIEAFGPVATLMPYDDVDEAVELTHKGKGSLVASVFTNDPGVAEEMVLGMAPFHGRIMIGNRQSARSSTGHGSPLPMLVHGGPGRAGGGEELGGIRAIKHYMQRTAVQGAPALLGAVTGRWVQGAPGKADSRHPFRKSLAELRIGDQLTTRSRNVSLEDIEHFAQFTGDTFYAHMDEDAAGRNPFFDGRVAHGYLIVSFAAGLFVDPEEGPVLANYGVDNLRFMTPVNAGDALKVQLTAKEISPRISADYGEVRWDCLVTNQKDEPVARYDVLTLVAKEWSQTAP from the coding sequence ATGACTGCGGTACCACAAATGCGGGTTCTCGAAAGCTATCTGGCCGGCGCCTGGAGGGTGGGAAAAGGTGACGGCCAGGAACTTCTGGATGCCTCCACCGGTGCGCCGGTCGCCCGTATCGATGCTTCGGATCTCGATCTCGCAGAAGCCCTGGACCATGGCCGCAGGATCGGCGGCAAGGCCCTGCGCAAGATGAGCTATCACGAGCGCGCGCTGATGCTGAAGGCGCTGGCGCAGGCATTGATGGACAAGAAGGAACTCTTCTACGAGGAAAGTTTCGCCACCGGCGCCACGCGCAAGGACAGCTGGATCGACATTGAGGGCGGCATCGGCACGCTCTTTGCCATGTCGTCGAAGGCGCGTCGTGAAATGCCGAACACCCGTGTCTTCGTCGAAGGCGCAGCGGAGCCGCTTTCCCGGGACGACACGTTTTCAGGGCAGCACGTCCTGACGCCTCTCCAGGGTATCGCCGTCCATATCAACGCATTCAACTTTCCCTGCTGGGGCATGCTGGAAAAGATCGCGCCCGCTCTTATCGCAGGCGTGCCATGCCTGGTGAAGCCTGCCAGCCAGACCGCGTATCTCACCGAACTGATGGTGCGGCAGATCCTTCAAACCGGCATCCTGCCGGAAGGCTCCTTGCAGCTCTTGTGCGGATCCGCCGGCGACCTGGTCGACCACGTCACCGGGCAGGACATCGTGACCTTCACCGGCTCTGCCGCGACCGGTCAGATGCTGCGCCGCCATCCGGCAATCGTTCAGAACTCTGTCCGGTTCACGATGGAGGCCGACAGTCTCAACGCGGCCGTTCTCGGCCCGGATGCGGCTCCCGGAGAGCCGGAATTCGAGCTTTTCGTGAAAGAGGTCGTCCGGGAGATGACCGCAAAGGCCGGTCAGAAATGCACCGCCATCCGGCGCATCATCGTTCCAAGGAAGATGGCGCCAACCGTAGCGGACGCCCTGAACGAGCGGCTTTCACGGCTGGTCATCGGCAACCCGCGCGATGAAAACGTGACGATGGGACCGCTCGCTTCCTTGAACCAGCGGCAAGAGGTTCTCGCCCGGATCGACGAGCTCAGGTCCGATGCTGCAGTGGTGTCCGGGCCGGTCGGAGATCTTCCCGAAAGCGGCGCATTCGGATCGCCGGTCCTGCTCCACTGTGACAGGCCACTGGCCTGCGAAGCGGTGCATACCATCGAGGCCTTCGGTCCCGTTGCGACCCTCATGCCTTACGACGATGTGGACGAAGCAGTCGAGCTGACCCACAAGGGCAAGGGCTCGCTGGTCGCGTCGGTCTTCACCAACGATCCGGGCGTTGCAGAAGAAATGGTTCTCGGCATGGCGCCTTTCCATGGGCGGATCATGATCGGCAATCGCCAGAGCGCCAGGTCCTCGACCGGCCACGGCTCACCGTTGCCCATGCTTGTCCATGGTGGTCCCGGCCGGGCGGGCGGAGGCGAGGAACTCGGCGGCATCCGGGCGATCAAGCATTACATGCAGCGCACGGCGGTGCAGGGTGCACCGGCGCTCCTCGGCGCCGTTACCGGCCGATGGGTCCAGGGAGCGCCCGGCAAGGCAGACAGCCGCCATCCGTTCCGGAAATCGCTGGCCGAGCTCAGGATCGGAGACCAGCTCACGACCCGATCGAGAAATGTTTCCCTGGAGGATATCGAGCATTTTGCACAGTTCACCGGCGACACGTTCTATGCCCATATGGACGAAGACGCGGCCGGTCGGAACCCGTTCTTTGATGGCAGGGTCGCGCATGGCTATCTGATCGTCTCCTTCGCCGCGGGCCTGTTCGTCGATCCCGAGGAAGGGCCGGTTCTTGCCAATTACGGTGTCGACAATCTGCGTTTCATGACGCCGGTCAACGCGGGAGACGCGCTGAAGGTACAACTGACTGCAAAGGAGATTTCGCCGCGCATTTCGGCAGATTACGGCGAAGTCCGATGGGACTGCCTGGTCACCAATCAAAAGGACGAGCCGGTCGCCCGGTATGACGTCCTGACCCTGGTGGCCAAAGAGTGGTCGCAAACCGCGCCCTGA
- a CDS encoding 2Fe-2S iron-sulfur cluster-binding protein, giving the protein MSRFHALTVTEVTADTRDAVVVTLRPGPGDEELFRFTQGQYLTFRRHFDDHEVRRCYSICAGADDGALKVGIKRVDGGAFSCWANEDLKAGDTVEAMPPLGSFFAPLEPEKAKFYAGFAGGSGITPILSILKTVLAREPDAQFTLVYANRQVSSIMFREELEDLKNRYLGRLQIIHILKSDAQDTELFSGRIDELKLEELFQALIDPQDIDQAFLCGPHGMMETVRRSLEIHGLAADRIKQELFKSDQPGRLPQRERSPAADPRAKEADLKLTHDGTTREIHMEAGETILEAAHRHDIDAPYSCCAGVCSTCRGRLLEGEVEMAANHALEDDEIRNGFILTCQSRPLTKRLVVTYDA; this is encoded by the coding sequence ATGTCGCGGTTTCACGCCCTGACGGTCACGGAAGTGACGGCGGACACGCGCGATGCCGTCGTCGTGACCTTGCGGCCCGGGCCGGGGGACGAGGAGCTTTTCCGCTTCACGCAAGGCCAGTACCTCACCTTCCGGCGGCATTTCGACGACCATGAAGTGCGGCGGTGCTATTCGATCTGCGCGGGCGCCGACGACGGGGCCTTGAAGGTCGGTATCAAACGTGTCGACGGCGGCGCTTTCTCCTGCTGGGCCAATGAGGACCTCAAGGCCGGAGACACGGTGGAAGCCATGCCGCCGCTCGGGAGCTTCTTCGCGCCGCTTGAACCGGAAAAGGCCAAATTCTACGCCGGTTTCGCCGGCGGCTCCGGGATAACGCCCATCTTGTCCATCCTGAAAACGGTGCTGGCGCGTGAGCCGGACGCGCAGTTCACGCTGGTTTATGCCAATCGCCAGGTGTCTTCGATCATGTTCCGTGAAGAACTGGAGGACTTGAAAAACCGATATCTCGGCCGGCTGCAGATCATTCACATCCTGAAAAGCGATGCGCAGGATACGGAACTGTTTTCCGGCCGCATCGATGAGCTCAAGCTGGAAGAGCTGTTCCAGGCGCTTATCGACCCTCAGGACATCGATCAGGCGTTTTTGTGCGGCCCGCACGGCATGATGGAAACCGTGCGCCGCAGCCTGGAAATACACGGGCTGGCGGCAGACCGGATCAAGCAGGAACTCTTCAAATCCGACCAGCCTGGCCGCTTGCCGCAGAGGGAACGATCACCGGCCGCCGACCCGAGGGCCAAGGAAGCCGATCTCAAACTGACCCACGACGGCACGACCCGCGAAATTCACATGGAAGCGGGCGAGACCATCCTGGAGGCCGCCCACAGGCACGATATCGATGCGCCCTATTCCTGCTGCGCGGGCGTTTGTTCCACATGCCGGGGCAGACTGCTGGAGGGCGAGGTGGAAATGGCGGCGAACCATGCGCTGGAAGATGATGAAATCCGCAACGGGTTCATCCTCACATGTCAATCGCGACCGCTGACCAAGCGTCTTGTCGTCACCTACGATGCCTGA
- a CDS encoding DUF3291 domain-containing protein: MRDHHIAELNVARLKHDINDPRIADFVNNLNRVNAAAERTPGFVWRLKDDTGNSVAMAVANDPMVIPNLSVWQSVEALESFVFRTVHKRFYDRRSEWFEVMDRMHFVMWPVPAGHQPTLEEAWQRLDYLNTNGSSDHAFGWDHVATASLWRSARCSGSAA; the protein is encoded by the coding sequence ATGCGTGACCATCACATAGCAGAACTGAATGTTGCCCGTCTGAAGCACGACATCAACGATCCGCGGATAGCCGACTTCGTCAACAATCTGAACCGGGTCAACGCCGCTGCCGAACGCACGCCAGGATTCGTGTGGCGGCTGAAGGATGACACCGGCAATTCCGTCGCCATGGCCGTCGCGAACGATCCGATGGTGATCCCCAATCTTTCGGTCTGGCAAAGCGTCGAAGCGCTTGAAAGTTTCGTTTTTAGAACCGTTCACAAGCGGTTCTACGATCGGCGCTCGGAATGGTTTGAGGTCATGGACCGGATGCACTTCGTCATGTGGCCGGTCCCCGCGGGACATCAGCCGACTCTGGAAGAGGCGTGGCAGCGGCTGGACTATCTCAACACCAACGGGTCGTCAGACCATGCCTTTGGCTGGGACCATGTGGCAACGGCCAGCCTGTGGCGGTCGGCACGTTGCAGCGGTTCGGCGGCGTGA